In a genomic window of Erigeron canadensis isolate Cc75 chromosome 5, C_canadensis_v1, whole genome shotgun sequence:
- the LOC122601700 gene encoding uncharacterized protein LOC122601700: protein METVVVGELFESKKFSTSLFEVSPSDGQEKEPAPNFLAFCKGQGTPKSFIEDLELSIAKELTDTWSARIDLSPAEDIWGDDEDDDSSVDEELLNEYLARLDAKDQTKKEEVMVDLILKDVKNYHVLTTSEKRDWIALQFISRC, encoded by the exons ATGGAGACCGTAGTGGTTGGTGAGTTATTCG AAAGCAAGAAGTTCAGTACTAGTTTATTTGAGGTGTCGCCTTCTGATGGTCAAG AAAAGGAGCCTGCTCCTAATTTTTTAGCATTTTGTAAGGGTCAAG GAACTCCAAAGTCCTTTATTGAAGATTTAGAATTGTCAATTGCAAAAG AACTAACAGATACATGGTCTGCACGTATTGATCTTAGTCCAG CTGAAGATATCTGGggtgatgatgaagatgatgatagtTCAGTAGACGAAG AACTCTTGAATGAGTATCTTGCAAGATTAGATGCAAAGGATCAAACCAAAAAAGAAG AAGTGATGGTGGATCTCATTTTAAAAGATGTGAAGAATTATCATGTCTTAACCACATCAGAAAA ACGAGATTGGATAGCTTTACAGTTCATATCGAGATGCTAG